One segment of Proteus appendicitidis DNA contains the following:
- a CDS encoding beta-ketoacyl synthase N-terminal-like domain-containing protein, whose amino-acid sequence MKNVAISGWEIDLPSMANFNLLSEQLLSKSPIKTEKYFTDDYFTEYFKLNHNPAVIQYKNKENNIFEKLTRLINNSLRRANITLEKFRCSRVKMYLAGHGPRADFIDYQGFYDKNDVEDVQYSPQIKSLHATSYAQDELANKLFTEYQLDFPPIPIYCASNSALMAVHIGHNEISQDMADFVVVLSWNSLLLQDIAFMDSQGMLVEEYAQPLSKYSDGVTLSDGYAVIILENQQHTHARKYLAPAYISHTRFMQSNAERAMGGTLFNFYTISKAISQLLDISHYLPSDIGAIFIHGNGSIISDKAETIAIANIFKQPIPIISYKGQIGYVSNCSGIIDLMIIADSLKNNRLISSNTHYPIDDAMGLHFLVNQGCVKYNAKPVLKIGLGMDGSIIAMILMANKDQR is encoded by the coding sequence ATGAAAAATGTTGCAATAAGTGGATGGGAAATAGATTTACCTTCAATGGCCAATTTTAATCTACTTTCTGAACAGTTATTATCAAAATCACCCATTAAAACAGAAAAGTATTTTACCGACGATTATTTTACAGAATATTTTAAACTTAATCACAATCCTGCGGTTATCCAATATAAGAATAAAGAAAATAATATTTTTGAAAAGCTAACGCGATTAATTAACAACAGCCTTAGACGCGCCAATATAACTCTTGAAAAGTTTCGTTGCTCACGCGTAAAAATGTATCTTGCAGGGCACGGTCCAAGAGCAGATTTTATTGATTATCAAGGATTTTATGATAAAAATGATGTGGAAGATGTTCAATATTCTCCACAAATAAAATCACTACATGCGACATCTTATGCGCAGGATGAATTAGCAAATAAATTGTTTACTGAATATCAGTTAGATTTTCCACCTATCCCTATTTATTGTGCCAGTAACTCTGCATTAATGGCTGTCCACATAGGGCATAATGAAATAAGCCAAGATATGGCTGATTTTGTGGTTGTTTTATCGTGGAATAGCCTACTTTTGCAAGATATTGCTTTTATGGATAGCCAAGGTATGTTGGTCGAAGAATATGCTCAACCGCTGAGTAAATATAGTGATGGAGTCACTTTATCAGACGGTTATGCAGTCATAATTTTAGAAAATCAACAACATACTCACGCCAGAAAATACCTAGCTCCCGCTTATATCAGCCATACCCGTTTTATGCAAAGTAATGCTGAACGCGCAATGGGAGGAACATTATTTAATTTTTATACAATATCAAAAGCTATTTCACAGCTTCTTGATATTAGCCATTATCTTCCGAGTGATATAGGCGCCATTTTTATTCATGGCAATGGTTCGATTATTAGTGATAAAGCTGAAACAATAGCGATTGCTAATATTTTTAAACAGCCTATTCCCATTATTAGTTATAAAGGGCAGATAGGCTATGTTTCTAATTGCTCTGGTATTATTGATTTAATGATTATCGCTGATTCATTAAAAAATAATAGGCTGATCTCATCTAATACACACTATCCAATAGATGATGCTATGGGGCTTCATTTTTTAGTAAATCAAGGGTGTGTAAAATATAATGCCAAACCAGTATTAAAAATAGGTTTAGGTATGGATGGTTCTATTATTGCCATGATATTAATGGCAAATAAGGATCAAAGATGA
- a CDS encoding ATP-binding cassette domain-containing protein, whose protein sequence is MSVIKKASQIALISLSNINKRVGDKSNQKSILKNITFNINNDDFTLIKYQYDNEEDALISIISGIDIKYTGDAYLSGFYLHSLNEKQRALLRNEMIGFISRNNYFFNDYSVFDNIYYSILNYKYKKNRECQIINSLKFMGIEKLYHQRLKRLSSEQLLKVAFARVLAKKPKCIIANYNNGNFNQDNFYDFIQILLKIHTELSMPILLTTSCHCSVLDVNNIMRLKNGELYDEEKR, encoded by the coding sequence ATGAGTGTAATAAAAAAAGCGTCTCAAATAGCATTGATTTCTCTCTCTAATATTAATAAGCGCGTTGGTGATAAGAGTAATCAAAAAAGCATATTAAAAAACATCACGTTTAATATAAATAATGATGATTTTACATTAATTAAATATCAGTATGATAATGAAGAAGACGCGTTGATTAGTATTATTTCAGGTATCGATATTAAATATACTGGCGATGCTTATTTATCAGGATTTTATTTACATTCATTGAATGAAAAACAGCGTGCATTATTAAGAAATGAGATGATCGGTTTTATTTCTAGAAATAACTATTTTTTTAATGATTATAGCGTGTTTGATAATATTTATTATTCAATATTAAACTATAAATATAAAAAAAACAGAGAGTGTCAAATTATAAATTCACTTAAATTTATGGGGATAGAAAAACTTTATCATCAGAGACTAAAAAGACTATCATCAGAACAATTATTAAAAGTGGCTTTCGCTAGAGTTTTGGCGAAAAAACCGAAGTGTATTATTGCTAATTATAATAATGGTAATTTCAATCAAGATAATTTTTATGATTTTATTCAAATATTATTAAAAATACACACTGAGCTATCAATGCCAATATTATTAACAACGAGTTGTCATTGCTCCGTTTTGGATGTGAATAATATTATGAGACTTAAAAATGGAGAATTATATGATGAGGAGAAGCGTTAA
- a CDS encoding ATP-binding protein, with protein sequence MSLLISSEAINVAAYAFYEPQEPLMPFIPSWYNVWESHMLRLAVKKSGETSWSFQRYGVNYDMYLREGIRKTNCRPYLYAIENVVDQAFSCLDTQSQFQLKKERNGIIYIDAWGELTAFEQIDSLRDAFTLNIIPRNIIKKYSIKNFSCKIRGERNGMMSALLLAQKLINSALLDNIFICGGFRAIPILSFSEIDRQPLASFFKPKTLNHINSIERVACIIVSKKVRSDISIYINRYFSIDKNKRKAIKKLRNEWDELINENTKSIYTAALLTYRYISILEATLSMLPSHINRYFLNRLYGDSGFITPVLMFDHLQKIGGSSSHHILSAFDGENGTWLLDCWKQ encoded by the coding sequence ATGAGCCTATTAATATCCTCTGAAGCCATTAATGTGGCGGCTTATGCTTTTTACGAGCCACAAGAGCCACTTATGCCTTTTATTCCTTCATGGTACAACGTATGGGAATCACATATGTTACGTTTGGCCGTTAAAAAGAGCGGAGAAACGAGTTGGAGTTTTCAACGCTATGGGGTCAATTATGATATGTACTTACGTGAGGGAATAAGAAAAACAAATTGTCGCCCCTATTTATATGCGATAGAGAACGTAGTTGATCAAGCATTTTCTTGTTTAGATACTCAGTCACAATTTCAATTAAAAAAAGAGAGAAATGGCATTATTTATATTGATGCATGGGGAGAATTAACCGCTTTTGAGCAGATTGATAGCTTAAGAGATGCTTTTACTCTTAATATTATTCCTAGAAATATCATAAAAAAATATAGCATCAAAAATTTCTCTTGTAAGATAAGAGGTGAACGTAATGGCATGATGTCAGCATTACTATTAGCACAAAAATTAATTAATAGTGCTCTTTTGGATAATATTTTTATTTGTGGCGGTTTTCGAGCCATACCTATTTTATCTTTTAGTGAAATAGACAGACAACCATTAGCCTCTTTTTTTAAACCCAAAACACTTAATCATATCAACAGTATTGAAAGAGTGGCTTGTATTATTGTAAGTAAAAAAGTGCGATCAGATATTTCTATTTATATTAATCGATATTTTTCTATTGATAAAAATAAAAGAAAGGCAATAAAAAAACTAAGGAATGAGTGGGATGAATTAATTAATGAAAATACTAAGTCAATTTATACTGCTGCTTTACTAACTTATAGATATATTTCTATTCTAGAAGCAACATTGTCAATGTTACCCTCTCATATTAATCGTTATTTTTTAAACCGCCTTTATGGTGATAGTGGATTTATCACGCCTGTTCTTATGTTTGATCATTTACAAAAAATAGGAGGTTCTTCCTCACATCATATTTTGAGTGCATTTGATGGAGAAAATGGCACTTGGCTACTTGATTGTTGGAAGCAATAG